Proteins encoded together in one Cellulomonas gilvus ATCC 13127 window:
- a CDS encoding glycoside hydrolase family 35 protein, producing the protein MAAFEIGEQDFLLDGEPLQILSGALHYFRVHPDLWADRIRKARLMGLNTIETYVAWNAHAPERGVFDLTGNLDLGRFLDLVAAEGLHAIVRPGPYICAEWDNGGLPAWLMATPGVGVRTAEPQYLEAIAGYYDEILAVVAPRQVTRGGPVLMVQVENEYGAYGDDADYLRALVTMMRERGIEVPLTTCDQANDEMLGRGGLPELHKTATFGSRSPERLETLRRHQPTGPLMCMEYWDGWFDSWGEQHHTTDAAEAAADLDLLLSQGASANLYMFHGGTNLGFTNGANDKGTYLPITTSYDYDAPLAEDGSPTAKYEAFRAVIARHAPVPGEHPAPRASAPVLDVALERRVALADALPLLVEPKPFTHLPTADEIGQWSGFTLYRTDVESDDALLSVDEVRDRAVVLLDGEPVGTLSRTEGLTTTSLPPRAGVLDVVVEDQGRVNYGPRIGEAKGLIGAARTATRPLERWEVGGLRLATLDPDLLTMLHVAEPQDVAPVAGPAFCQGLFTSVPGADHFLRLDGWSKGLVWVNGTLLGRYWAAGPTRTVYVPGPLVRVDNEIVVLELHGARTGTASFVAGPDLGHTER; encoded by the coding sequence ATGGCCGCGTTCGAGATCGGCGAGCAGGACTTCCTGCTCGACGGCGAGCCGCTGCAGATCCTGTCCGGCGCCCTGCACTACTTCCGGGTGCACCCGGACCTGTGGGCGGACCGCATCCGCAAGGCGCGCCTCATGGGGCTCAACACGATCGAGACGTACGTCGCGTGGAACGCGCACGCGCCCGAGCGCGGCGTCTTCGACCTCACCGGCAACCTCGACCTGGGTCGCTTCCTCGACCTGGTCGCCGCCGAGGGCCTGCACGCGATCGTGCGCCCCGGCCCCTACATCTGTGCCGAGTGGGACAACGGCGGGCTGCCCGCCTGGCTCATGGCGACGCCCGGCGTGGGCGTGCGCACCGCCGAGCCCCAGTACCTCGAGGCCATCGCCGGCTACTACGACGAGATCCTGGCCGTGGTCGCACCGCGCCAGGTCACGCGCGGCGGACCGGTGCTGATGGTCCAGGTCGAGAACGAGTACGGCGCGTACGGCGACGACGCCGACTACCTGCGCGCGCTGGTCACGATGATGCGCGAGCGCGGCATCGAGGTGCCGCTCACCACGTGCGACCAGGCGAACGACGAGATGCTCGGCCGCGGCGGGCTGCCCGAGCTGCACAAGACGGCGACGTTCGGCTCCCGGAGCCCCGAGCGCCTCGAGACGCTCCGTCGCCACCAGCCCACCGGCCCGCTCATGTGCATGGAGTACTGGGACGGGTGGTTCGACTCGTGGGGCGAGCAGCACCACACGACGGACGCCGCGGAGGCCGCGGCCGACCTGGACCTCCTGCTGTCGCAGGGCGCGTCCGCCAACCTGTACATGTTCCACGGCGGCACCAACCTGGGCTTCACCAACGGCGCCAACGACAAGGGCACCTACCTGCCGATCACCACGTCGTACGACTACGACGCGCCGCTCGCGGAGGACGGCAGCCCCACGGCCAAGTACGAGGCGTTCCGTGCGGTGATCGCACGCCACGCACCCGTGCCCGGTGAGCACCCGGCGCCGCGTGCGAGCGCACCCGTGCTGGACGTCGCGCTGGAGCGTCGCGTGGCGCTCGCCGACGCGCTGCCGCTGCTGGTCGAGCCCAAGCCGTTCACGCACCTGCCGACGGCCGACGAGATCGGTCAGTGGTCGGGCTTCACGCTGTACCGGACCGACGTCGAGTCCGACGACGCGCTGCTGTCGGTCGACGAGGTGCGCGACCGCGCGGTCGTCCTGCTCGACGGCGAGCCCGTGGGCACGCTGAGCCGGACCGAGGGCCTGACCACCACGAGCCTGCCCCCGCGTGCGGGCGTGCTCGACGTGGTGGTCGAGGACCAGGGGCGCGTCAACTACGGCCCGCGCATCGGCGAGGCCAAGGGGCTCATCGGTGCCGCGCGCACGGCGACGCGTCCGCTCGAGCGGTGGGAGGTGGGCGGACTTCGCCTGGCCACGCTCGACCCCGACCTGCTCACGATGCTCCACGTGGCCGAGCCGCAGGACGTCGCTCCCGTCGCGGGACCCGCATTCTGCCAGGGCCTGTTCACCTCGGTCCCGGGTGCCGACCACTTCCTGCGGCTCGACGGCTGGTCCAAGGGGCTCGTCTGGGTCAACGGCACGCTGCTGGGCCGGTACTGGGCCGCAGGCCCCACGCGCACGGTCTACGTCCCGGGGCCGCTGGTCCGCGTGGACAACGAGATCGTCGTGCTCGAGCTGCACGGCGCGCGCACCGGTACGGCGTCGTTCGTCGCGGGCCCCGACCTCGGGCACACGGAGCGCTGA